The Thermoanaerobaculia bacterium region CCGGCACCACCGTGGGGCGCAGCACGAAGCTCTCCGAAGCCGCAGGGTCCGCGGGTTGCGCCGCGACGGAGCTCCCGAGCCCGACCGAACAGAGCAACAGCCAAGCCGCCCGCGAGCGGCCTCGAACAACCCGATCAACCTGACTCATGAATTCCTCACGTACCGGCAAGAGAGACGGTGGGCGCATTCTAGCGAACGGCACCCGACAAAGGATGCGGTGACGATCGAAAAGCGGGGCCAACCGCCTCCAGGTTTGGAGGCGGGGCCGGCAGACCGAGCTCAGGACTCGCGAACGAGGATGGCGCGGGCGTAAACCAGCTCGAAGCCCTGCCGCTGGACGTTCTGCTGTGATTTCGAACCCGGCTGGGTGGTCACCACGGCGACATCCGAGCCGGCAGCCGCCGCCTGCGCCAGGCGCGCCTCGAGGAGCGAGCTCTGGACGCCGCGCCGGCGAAGTGCCGGCAAGGTCGCCGCGCCACACAGCTGGGCGACACCGGCATGGAGCCTGAGGCTCCCGCCCCCGGCCGGGATGCCATCGTGCAGCGCAAGCGAGCGCACGAAGCCGTTCGCCGCCATGCAGTCACGCATCGCGCTCGCAATCACTTCGCGCGGGAACTCCTCGTGCGAGGCGACACCCTGGGTGTCGGGTGAGGCGAATCCGGTCACGACGAGATCGAGCCACAGGTCGAACTCGCTGTCTGGACTGTCGCGAATCTCGACCGCCTTCGCGATCACCGCCTCGCGGCCCGGCGCGAGCGCCAGCGCGAGCACGTTCTCGAATCCGACCAGGATGTAGCCGCGGCGAGTCAGCAGCGCTGCGATCGAAGGATCACCGGCGGTCGAAAGCTCCACCTGCACCGGGCAGCTGCGCTCGGAATAGGCGCTTTCGACCGCCTCGAGCTCGGCTTCGTTCAACGGCCCGTGGAAGCCGAGGCCCGCGATCTTGTTGAGCGGCGAGCCTTCGCCCGCCCAGGCCGCCACGCCGCCCGCGAGCGGCATGGCGAAGCTGCGACCCTCGGGAGTGCGGCGCGCAGCCTCCTGGGCCGCCTCGGAGATCAGCGTGCGTTCGGCGTTTTCGATGCGTTCGGCGAGGTCGGTGCCAGCGAACAACGGCAGCTGTCGATCGTTCATTTGCCGGAGTCTATCGGCACAGACGGTCAGGGACACACAAATGGGACACACACGGATGTGTGTCCCACTTGTGTGTCCTCAGTTTCCGGAGCTTCTCGTTCCACAGGGGCGCTCGGGCGCTCGGGATCCAGAGTGGGCGACCACGCCTCAAATAGGAGCCCACTTTGGATCCCGAGCGCCCGAGTGCCCAGTCACGGACGGTGGGACAGTGCTCGCTGCAGGGGACACATAGCGGCTGGGAAGGCAGCTGGTCGCCGCAGGCTTCGAGTGGCCGCAATATGTCCCCTGGTGGCGTCCGGATCCCGAGTGCCGGAGTGCCTACTCACGGAGGATGCTCGCGGCAGAGGACACATAGCGGCTGAGAGGTCCGCTGCGCGCCGCCAAGTTGGAGTGGCCGCATTATGTCCCCAGCGGCGTCCGGAGTGCCCGGCCGCCACTACGCCTCAGAACGCGTCGTCGGGGAACTCCATGAGCGTCTTGCTGCCGGCCATCAACGTCGCGAAGTGCCCACTGCTGCGCGGCAGCAT contains the following coding sequences:
- a CDS encoding GNAT family N-acetyltransferase is translated as MNDRQLPLFAGTDLAERIENAERTLISEAAQEAARRTPEGRSFAMPLAGGVAAWAGEGSPLNKIAGLGFHGPLNEAELEAVESAYSERSCPVQVELSTAGDPSIAALLTRRGYILVGFENVLALALAPGREAVIAKAVEIRDSPDSEFDLWLDLVVTGFASPDTQGVASHEEFPREVIASAMRDCMAANGFVRSLALHDGIPAGGGSLRLHAGVAQLCGAATLPALRRRGVQSSLLEARLAQAAAAGSDVAVVTTQPGSKSQQNVQRQGFELVYARAILVRES